The DNA window CTTTCTGCTTTTGCCTTTGGTTATTTTACTAGTCAGGTACAATggaatattcaatatttatattatgcATTGGAGGCTACAGCCATTGGGATATCATTGCTAGTTACCATATTGTAATGCTTgtctaaaaatatcttttttgaATCAGATTATTGGTGCAAATACAGCGAGTCGTTTTGGAAGCAAAACGGTACTAATGTTCGCAGTTTTATTATGGTCTATTAGTACAATTATAACTCCGATTCTGGTACAGTCAGTTCCATTACTCATTATATGTAGAGTGGTCCTAGGGTTGGGAGAGGGTTTAGGTAAAGTAAAGTTTCTCATGATCAAATTATATCCTACATTTTCGACATGCTTTTATGTAGCGTCATCTGACTTCATTTTGTACCATGATTTGTAATATATCTTGTATATAACATTATATTGTTTTTAGGTCTACCAGTTATTTTTCACTTGTTCGCTCATACTGTTCCTGTAGAGGAACGGTCTCGTGCATTTGGGTATCATGTGGCTGCTGGTTCAGTTGGACAAGTAGTTGCATCTATTGTAGGTGTAACTTTTCTATAACTTAATTTTGCTTCATAGGTTGGTTCAAGTGATTTCAATTAAGAAACTTTTTTTCAGTTGTGTTCGCGTGTAGCATGGCAAACTGGATTTTATTTATTCGGAGGAATTGGAATTGTATGGTCACTTTTATGGTTATTACTTTATCAAGAAACAAACTCTCAGGATGAAATTCCTTTATTTGTACCCAAGGTAGATATACCTTATTCAGTTGAAATTAAAAAGTATAATAAACTTGAATCTAATCAAAATTTTGATTGATTTTGAGGTGGCGCAGAATAGGAGTTTGCGGTGGACTGAATTTATCACTCATTGGCCTTTGTGGGCACTGTACATAGCACATTTTGCAATGAATTGGAGTAATTATATAATAATGCAATGGTTGCCAACTTACCTGGCAAGAAATTTGTCTGCTAATAAAGAAAGTATTAGTTTGACAGCTCTTCCATATATTGTGAATTCTCTTGTTGGAATCGGTAGGTGTCAACTAACAAGGAAACGATGCATAAATATGTATCCAGACCTAAGAATCTTATCATAATGAACTTTTCTATTAACATCGATTATACGAatgattaaaatgaatttatttacaGTTGCTGGTCACAGCGCCGATAATCTTATACAGAAGAGGTGGACTGTTTTATCTGTAAGAAGATTAATGACAAATATAGGTTTAATAGGGCCTGGTGCATTTTTATTAGCATTTTGTGCCGTGGATAATGTACTTTCTGCAGTAATGTtagtataaaaattcatttcaagaaAGAGTTGTACAGCACATAAAATTTGTATCATCCGTTATAACTTTTTGTTTATTGTAGCTTTGTTTCAATATCCATGGGACTTTGTGCGTGTAATGCTGCTGGCCATCTTAGTAATCATGCAGACGTGGCACCAAATCATGCAGGAATCACATTTGCAGTTTCTAATACTATCGTATGTTTCAGTTgtcttttatataaaaaaaaaacaccacgATGACAGTTGAGAAAGTTGTACGTACTTTGAAACAAATTTGTTCAAACAAATACATAAGTTTCAGATTAGCATTGCATTGCATTGTTTTCTAGAACTACTTTGATACTGTTGGTGCACTTTCGCaatgttaatttaattttggaaaatacaAAGAAGACAGGAGATAGATTCTTTAAACTTTCATTGTGGTGTTTCTTTCCCACCGATGCTGCAATATAGAAAACAAATTACTGTTCACTTTCAGGCGACAATACCGGGTATTTTATGTGGACCATTGACGGCTGAATTAGTGACAGCTTCGCATGGTCGTTGGATGCCTGTTTTTGTATTGGCAGCGGCAATCAATTTCACAGGAGCCATCATATACCAAAGTCATAGTTCAGCACTTCCTGTATTGTGATATGCTCCGATGAAAAACAAACTCACAAGTGTTTATCGTCGAAGTCAACGAAATTGTACAGTCGATAAAAACTTGCCACGAAAACGTACCTTCAGATCGTGTTCGTTGCACAcgatttttttaaaacaaatttctatcGTGAATACAGGGCACTAGCATGCACTTTTGTACATCACGCATCGTTTAGCTGAAAACATATCAAAATACAAGGCATGTACACTGTAAGCAAGTTTCGTACTGTTGTTATTCAGTAAGCACTCGTCTCAACGTTAGAGCAGTTTAAAGTGGGATTTCCTATGCAACCAGTCGCAAGCGTCAAGATGTATATGCGTTCGTCGTTTGCAGCTAGACACAGTGCTGCATGCGGGTGATAGTTTAATTAAGCGTGAAAAACGTGTGTTTGTTGTGTTATTGTTTATTAAAAGAAAAGGCCGAAATGAACCAAAACTTATTACTGTCGTTGTTTAATAACATTGTGTATTATAATTGTAACACAAATGTATTACCGTCCATGTGTAGCACAACGTCTAGCCGCCAACAACGTTTGTATCTAGTGACTTAGGAAATCTCGCTTTTATTCGTTACGAATAGTGCCATAATTTTATGCACATGGAGGAATTGGTGATAATTATTTAGGACAGATCTCGTCGATTTTGTTAACCAaggaaatatgttattaaagacatcattctgaacaacttatACCTATACGCGTTACCGCCGCTCGACATTAGTTTCCGTAGTATTCACGAGGAACTCAGATTCTGTTGTTGTTAACCTTCGATTTATGattgtaaattaatatttttacattgtacAGATAAATGTAATCACCCCGTTGCGTCGTTCCACAACTTCTTCCCACCTTTTTGGTAAAGATTCTTaacttttcatttgtttttataGATCTGACATTAGTAAATTTTTTCTGGCTAAACATATCCTAGACATGAAGTTTCTGATTCtaatactttgtaattactaTAAACGTGTCATTGTTAATATCTTGCGAGTAGTCTTGAATCGCTATAAATATAGTTATAAGGTAAGTTCGAaaaagttttttgcaaatattaaGACCGATAGACGGTAACATGTAGGTACAGTAGATCTTCGCAGTTCGAACATAATCTGTTCCAGGAGGTCGTTCGAAATGTTTGAATCTCGAATTATGTTCTCCCATTTGGAATAATGTGAATTTAAGGGTGAGGCCTCGAGCAAGCGTTGAAACGGCGAACCAATTTTGTTTTCCTTTCTTCTTAGCTCTCATTAGGCTTGTCTGACAAATGACTCTGCTTCTTTTTTCGAACTACGCGTTTCTGGTCGAATTTAAAAACGGATGTTTTCACTCGATCTCGGAATCGTTCGAACCTTGAATGTCTACTGTATAaggaaaaattgttcagaatCATGCTCCTGATAACATATGCCAAGGTCAGGGTCATCGAAACATCCTCCCCTAAACGTAAGTTTTACcatgattttttttaatttgtatgtCTTTTTACCAACACGAAAAAGATATATTGTGATACGTATGTATAAAAGATAACGAAGTTCTCGTTTTTCATATAGggaaaaaatgtatattctgTAAAACATAgacttatacatatatatactatgcctatacatgtatgtataaaaaagaaagaaatttaacTTTCACATGCTACGTTTAAAGTTTATTGACCATGAAAATCGCTACACAACATCGTGAGACATCATCGGGTATTATCAATATTAATCCACGGATCTAGGTCAAAGGGCCCCCTCCACGGTGAAAAAactaaaaacaatttaaataaaaaacttaaggaaaaataaattatacaaaaattgctgGTATTTGAGTTAATTTGGGTTAATTGGGTAGGCCCCCAAACTGAGTTAACCCAGGGCCCCAAAATTAACGGTCCGTCGCTG is part of the Halictus rubicundus isolate RS-2024b chromosome 3, iyHalRubi1_principal, whole genome shotgun sequence genome and encodes:
- the LOC143352846 gene encoding uncharacterized protein LOC143352846 is translated as MPKFRMLPRTSRIVALCSAANFINAADRVIMPIAIVTMTEEYKWSLYWQGWILSAFAFGYFTSQIIGANTASRFGSKTVLMFAVLLWSISTIITPILVQSVPLLIICRVVLGLGEGLGLPVIFHLFAHTVPVEERSRAFGYHVAAGSVGQVVASILCSRVAWQTGFYLFGGIGIVWSLLWLLLYQETNSQDEIPLFVPKVAQNRSLRWTEFITHWPLWALYIAHFAMNWSNYIIMQWLPTYLARNLSANKESISLTALPYIVNSLVGIVAGHSADNLIQKRWTVLSVRRLMTNIGLIGPGAFLLAFCAVDNVLSAVIFVSISMGLCACNAAGHLSNHADVAPNHAGITFAVSNTIATIPGILCGPLTAELVTASHGRWMPVFVLAAAINFTGAIIYQSHSSALPVL